GAATACGTCTTTCCAAGCTTGTCAGAAGCCAGATTAATCTCGGAGAACAGCCCGCGGAAAGTGCTCGCGAAAGACTCTGTCTCGATATAGCTGAAGCCGCTCTGCAACGTACTCAAGAGCATCGCATCATGCGTGCGTGCCATCTCTGATATGTTGCCCCACAGGTACTGCGGCTCGATCACATAGTGCACCTTTCGGCGCATCTGCTTCTCGAACTCTGGCACGTCATCCAAATTACTCTCGTACCACCGCTGCAAGGGTGTGGACACCGAGCCGTCCAACTGAACGGGATAGTCCGACCCCAGTTCCTTCCTCGCAGCTGCTTCGTAGTTGTCAGAAAGGTAACGAAGGAAGAGAAAAGCCAACATGTAGTCGCGGAAATCATCCGCATTCATCGCGCCGCGAAGTTGATCGGCAATAGCCCATAGGGTTCTGCCAAGCTTCTGTTTTTCGAGATCGGTCATTGCGCGCCTGCTGCCTGAGTGGCCTGAGGAAACAACACTGGATTGAAGGGGTAGCGGCTCAGGAAGTCGTACAAGATCTTCTTAAAGTATGCCTTGTTCTCGTCCAGCATTTGCTGAGGCTCAAACAGCGAATAGTTTCCGTGACTCAGAATGTTGATCAGGCGCGCATGCAGGATGCCGTCCAGATCATCATCCTCCTGCTTGATGCATGCAGAGAAGTTCTTATGGCCGTGAAAGCTTGCCGTCTTTTCCAAGATGGCGCGGAGCATGTTGAAGTGATGAGTGAACAGTCGATCCTCCTGCGCCGCTTGGTACAGTTCTGCCAGAGCGGCCACATGATGAAAGAACGGCGTGTCACCCATTTCCTCACGCAGTAGATGGCTATCGCCTGCGGAGTTCTTGCTCACAAAGTACTTGCGGGAGTTTCCGAGCTCGTTACACAACACATTGTAGAACAACGTGTGATGCGTCGAGATCACCGTCTTAAGATTACTCCCCGGCCGCTTGAGTAGCTGCGCCAAGTGGTTCCCAACGGCGATCGCGTTGTGCTCATCCAGGGACGAAATCGGGTCATCGATGTAGACGTACTTCACCCATGCATAAGACTCCGCGCCGTCAAGAGCCAACTGTACGATTGTCAGAAATAGACACCAGACAAAGATGTTCTCCTCGCCGCGCGAAACCTTGATGTTGTCGATGACCTGTCCGCCAACCGTGCGAGAGAAGCGTACTGACCACTCGCGCGTATCTATTCGGAAATCGAAGTCCGCGTAGCGCTGCAAGAGCGGCCGGATGCGGTTGTCCATCTCGAGTTCAAACACACCCTGAAAGAACCGCGAGTTCATGTTGAGCAGCAATCTGCGGTCACTGTCGCCGTCTAAGTCGTTATCCCAGTGAAAGAGGTCTTCGGTGAATGCGTTGAAGTAGAGCGTGTCTCGAACCGCATCGCCACCCTCGCCTCTAGTCTGTTCTTGACCTCTGATGTCCTTGAAGGCCATTGAGAGCCGCGTCTTTCCGGTGCCGTTGTACGCATAGAGCAAGACAGTCTTCTTATTCTCCAACACCAGTCGCAAATGCGCCGCCAAAGCAGGCAGCTCGGAGAAGAGCTCACCCGGCCTCATGCTGACTGATCCTCCAGCACCGGGAAGAGCTCCTGCATCAAACCCCTCTTGTGACGCTTGAGTAGATCTATCTTCTGTTCCTGCGCAGTGATTAGATCATCGATGGACGAGATACACTCGCCGATCCTCCTTTGCTCCTCAAAAGAAGGAAGAACCGCAGAGAACGTACGAAGGACATTCAGGTAGAGCCTAGTCCTGGTGCCGCCCTTCTTCTGCGCGAGGGCAAACTTGCTGAACTGCTTTCCATCGTTGAGCAGGTATTTGAGGAAGCCTGGATGCAGGCCATCCACAGAGAAAACGGGGTACTCTTTGCTCACTGCAATTCTTTGACCCGTGTTGTTTATGTTGAACTTGAAGGCTCCATCGTCGCTCATGTGTCGATAGACAAAGTACCCTTCCGGGACCACCCCGTACTGCCCGTCATTCGCAACCTCTCGGTTGTCGTAGTAGTCCTTTTGGCGCTGCAATCCCGTCCTTGAAGAACTGTAGATCGGCAACTCTGTGCTTGCCGAAACCCGCTCGGAGTATTCCTTCAGGAAAGGATCCAAGTCAGCAGGCTTCCACTCTCCAAGGCCGAGGAACTGAGGGAATCGAAGATTTGGCAAGGATTCGCCATCAGCAGGTAGCAGCTGTTGCGTCAATGCCTTCTTGTGTACCTTGAGGCTGCGAAGCTTTCCTGCCTCAGCCGCGATTCGCTCATCGAACGTCGTCAAGCAATCGGCAACTCTATGCTGCTCGTCTAGCTTTGGCGCCACGACGCTGCCGCTTAGGACAACAGCGTTGTTCACCTTCATGTCGTTCTTCGCCCCTTTCTTTACCAGGGGTTGTAGATAGGCATTCAGGCAGTGGTCGCGCGAGAAGTAGTGATCGAAGTACGAAGCGTGCGCGTCGTCGTTGGGGCGGTAGACGGCATATAGAGTCGAGACGATTCCTGCCTTCCCCTTGTTCTCTTTAATGATTCCGAACGGATTTCGCTTTAGCGGGCTCTTGGTGTAAACAAGATCGCCAGTCTCTACGACGCGATAATCCTTTACGCTAACGCCAGCGTAGGAACGACCCAGGTGCTCTATTTGGTTGACGCATCCAAGCTCGCCTGAAACAGACAGCACATCCTGTGCCGTGTATCTGAGGTCTCTATTTCGTTGCTTGATCTCGACTAGAAAGCCACTCAGTTTCTCTACTTGCCAGGCATCAGCGTTCTGAAATTTCGGGAACCGAATTCGCGGTACCAGCGACCGCTTCTTTTCGTTCCTTTCGATGCTCTTATTGCTCATATGCATTCAACCCTGAGATCTCCCGCCCTTGGGCGAGCTTGTGCAGCAATGGCGTAAGGACCTCCACCAGAGCCAGCTCCTTCTGGGTGCGCTGCTTCCAACCCAAACCCAGTGGCGCCATCAGCTCACTCAAAGCCTCGCCGTCGAAGATACGGCGGCGCAGCACCTCATCCACAAACGCTTGGAGCGCGTCCGCCGCAAGACCGTACTTGCTCGCAATGTCAGCCAGTTCCCTGACCTTCTTCTCCGCCTTGAAGCATTCGTAACCGTCGCGAATTTGTGCTTCATCCAGCGCCTCACCTACTGGCAGACCACGGATGTACTCGGCAATGTCCTCGCGCTCATTGATGAACTTTGCATCGGACTGAATCAAGCCAATGAGTTGCTCACGGTTGAGAGTTAGCTTCCCGGGCGCCTGCTGCGTCATCCGAGCGATCAGCCCCATGATGTAGTCGTAGTCGATGACAGCAGATGCAAAAAGCACAAACTCAAAATCCAGTTGCTGGACCTCGGGTGGCGCTTGGTCGCCCTGTTTGTCCTGCTGCTCTTTTAGCTGCTTGGCGGTCTCTAGATAGGCACTTTTGAATCCCTGAAGTTGATCTTGAGACGCAATCTTGCTGATCTGTGACCGTTGCTCGTCACTCAGATCCGTGTATTGATCTAGCTGCGTCTTGAGGCGCTGCACTTCCTTGAACAAGTTGACGAACTGGCTCCGAGCAGCATCCCCCTTGAGGTTGACCACTTCTTCCGGTGAGTTGGACAAACCCTGGGACTGCATGAAGGCGGCCAGCTTCTGTGTTGACACTTGCAGGTTGTCGATCACCCTGGGAGCTGGGTCCACCAACCATATCTCACGTGGGTTGTCGATCTTCTCGCCGGAGAAGAGCGCAATTGCCTCCTCCACTGGCTTCTGCTGCTGGCGAAAGTCGAGGATGTTGCCGTAAGGCTTGCTATCGTTCAGCACGCGGTTGGTCCGGGAGAATGCCTGGATCAGACCGTGATACTTGAGGTTCTTGTCGACGTACAGAGTGTTCAAGTACTTGGAGTCGAAGCCGGTCAGCAGCATGTCTACCACGATGGTGATGTCGATCTTCTGCGCGTGGGACAGGTCAGTGTTGGGGTATTGCTGATCTTTGATGCGCTTCTGCACGTCCTGGTAGTACAGGTCGAACTCGCTGATGCGGTGATTAGCACCGAACCTGGTGTTGTAGTCACCAATAATTCGAGCAAGCGCGGCCTTCTTACCTTCTGGGTCTTCTCGGTTATCTGCCTTTTCTTGCGGCAGGTCTTCCTGAATTTGCTGCACGTCCTTGTCGCCCTCTGCGGGCGGGGAGAATACGCAAGCAATATTTAGCGGCTGAAACGAGTCGTCCTCAGCTTGCCTCTTGTCCTGGATGGTATTGAACGCCTCGAAATATTCAATGGCTTCGTTGATGCTGGCAGTGGCAAGCACGCCGTTGAACTTTCGTCCGTTTGTAGCGGCGTCATGCTTGGTAAGGATCGTTTCGATGACCTTGGCCTTCGCCAAGCCTTCGCCTGGCTTGGGGGGGTTCTTACCCTCTGGCTTGAAGTAGTCCACGTGAAAGCGCAAGACGTTGCGATCTTCAATTGCGTGGGTGATGGTGTACTGGTGCAGACAGCGTTGGAACAGGTCGTCCGTTGTTCGGAAGCTGGCCTGTTGGCCTTCGATCTGTTGGTAGCTTGCGTTACGCTCGAAAATTGGCGTACCGGTAAAACCGAACAGTTGGGCGTTAGGGAAAAACTCCTTGATAGCCCTGTGGTTTTCACCGAACTGCGAGCGGTGGCACTCGTCAAAGATGAATACCATCCTCTGCTTACGCAGGGCGTCGAGACGCTCCTTGTAGTTGCGCCTGTTGGTGCCGTCTAGCGCCAACCCCAGCTTCTGGATGGTCGTCACGATTACTTTGTCCGACTTGTCGTCGGATAACAGGCGTCGCACCAGCGTTTCGGTGTTTGTGTTTTCTTCAACGCAGCCCTCCTGAAAGCGGTTGAACTCCTCCCGCGTCTGGCGATCAAGATCTTTTCGATCCACCACGAATAGGCATTTGTCGACCTCTGGATTGTCCTTCAGCAGCGTGGAGGCCTTGAACGAAGTGAGCGTCTTCCCACTGCCGGTGGTGTGCCATATGTAACCGTTGCCGCAGTTCTGATGAATGCAGTCCACGATAGCTTTGACAGCATAGATTTGGTAAGGCCGCATCATCAGCAGCTTTTGCTCGCTCGCTACCAGGACCATGTAACGGCTAATCATCTGTCCTAGCGTGCATTTGGCGAGGAACTTGTCGGCAAAGCCGTCCAAGTGTGTGATCTTCTTGTTGTCCTCGCTCGCAAACTGGTAGACAGGCAAGAAGCGCTCTTCCGCATTGAAGCTGAAATGGCGAGCGTTGTTGTTTGCGAAGTACCAGGTATCGGTACGGTTGCTGACAATGAAGAGCTGGACGAAGCAAAGCAACGTCTTGCCGTAGCCGGTGCCTGGATCGCTCTTATAGTCAATGATCTGCTGCATAGCCCTGCGCGGGCTGACGGCCAGGGTTTTCAGCTCGATCTGCACGACGGGCACACCGTTGATTAGCAGTATCACGTCGTAACGGTGATGACTGTAGTCGGTGTTGATGCGCAACTGATTGACAACCTCGAAGTGGTTCTTACACCAGTCCCGGATATTGACCAGCGTGAAGTTGAGTGGCGTGCCGTCGTCGCGCTCGAAGCTGTTGATACTACGAAGCGTCTGGGCCGAGTTGTAAACGTCAGGCGTGATCACGCTATCTAGAAGGCGCTGGAACTCGCTATCAGTAAGGTGAACACGATTGAGTTCCTCGAACTTCTCGCGGAAGTTCCTTTCCAGCGCAGCACGGTCCCGGATGTCAGGACGAAGTGTGTACTTGAGATCGCTAAGCTTGGCGATTAGGTCCAGCTCAATTTGGCTTTCTGTGGTATTCATTTATTGGCTTCTGCTGCCGTTGGCTTAGCGTTATCGTGCTGTGGTCCAGATATCTGGGTTGGTCATACTCGCCCGCTGCTGAGCGCTCGAGGGATGATCAGGTTCGGACGCAGATCACCCCACTCGTAGCTCAGCTAGCGGGCCAGCGGGCGTTGGCACCCATATCAATCACACTGCCCCATCGCCGGCCTCGTCCAATCTAACTCGTCGCGCATGCTCCTTGCCGGCCGCCAGAATAAGCCTTCAGGCGATCGCGCAGCAAAGCATTGCCCCTGCGGCGACGACACCCGCATCAGTGCAGCGGCGGGCTTAGGGAGTCGAGCGCATCTAGCGCGCGCAGCAGCGTCGCCATCCCCTGCGCGGCGTACTCGTCGGTGACCGCCGCCTGCCACTGCGCCCGGTCCCGCGCCTGCCGCTCTCGTCGCTGCTGCCAGACCGCGGCATCGCCCAGTTCGGCGCCGACCAGCACGGCGGCGTTGTCGACGCACAACACCAGCACCTGCCCGGCGAGCCACGCCTCCACCGCCGCCCGCAGTTGCTCGTCGCTGCGACCTAGCAGCCCGGCAGCGCGAGCGACCTGCAGCAGGCTCAGCAGCGGCGCCTGACGCGTCAGGAACGTCGCAGCGGACTCGCCGGTCTCGATCGCCTGGTGCACGACTTCGCTGAGCGTGTCAGCGTACCAGCGCAGCCAAGGCGGCGGCGGCGGCCGCATGAGGCTGTCCAGCCACGCGCGGACCGACTCTTGGCCGCCCTGCTGCAGCGGCAGGGCGACACCGCCCACGTCCACCTGACACTGGTCGCTGTCGGGGTCGGGGTCGGGGCGCACCCGCAGCTGCTGACCGTCGACGGTGCGCACCCATGCCACGACTGCATCGTCGCTCAGCGTCCAGCGCCAGTCGCTGTCCGCCCGGTCGGGCGCCAGTCGCAGCAGTGCCGTCGGTGTGGCGGCGAGGCGATCGGCGAGGCGGTCGAGCTGGCGCCGCGCGTCCTCCTGTGTGCCGCCAGGCTGCGCGGCCAGCATCGGCAGGGGGCCGTTGTGGACACGCAGTACACCGCCGTCGCGCAATGGCAGCACGCTGGCGTGTATGCCGTTCAACGGGTGGTCCGGTGGGCGGGCGTAGGCAGCGGCGTGACCGTCGTCCAGAGTCACGCGGGACCAATGCAGGTAGCTCATGATCGGGTTCTCCTCGATGGGGTGCACAGGCAGCGCCGGGAGTAGATGGACCTGCCAGATTAGCCGTGGCGCTCCAGCTCCTCCGGGGTCAGCGCCTCAAACGGTGAGTGCCACAGCCAGATCCCGCCCGGCAGGCGCCGAGTCGGGTACCAGCCCTGCCGCAACAGCAGCGGCGGCAGTGCCACCTGCCTGATGCCGGTCGCGCGGGCTATCTCCCGAACGGTCATGGGGTCGTCCCAGCCCAGCTGCCCCCAGCGATCGCCGTGCTGGGGCAGGGAGTCAGCCCACGCGTACAGGCGATCGAATTCGGACAGCTTCGGCTTGGGCACCAGTTTGAGCACGGTCATGGGTCAGCCTCGGGGATGGGGTGATGGTGCGCCGATCGGCCGCGCGCGGCGACAGGGCCTCGCCCGTGCGGGCAGGGGCGTGCCACACGGTGCGCGGGGCGCGCGTGTACGCCGATCATTTTGGAGGGCCTGGGCAGCGTCACTGCGATCATCTGGCAGAAGAGTTGGTGTGTGATGGGGAAATCGCTTGAACGTCGATAATTTTGGGGGCTGGGGCAACTCGCTTGTACGCTGGCTTTTCTAAGCGGCGTGCGTGCTGTTCACTGCTACTGGCACGCAAACGGCACGCGGTCCGTCCAGCAAGGGCTGCAGAGGAATTTGTGTAATTGCGTGCCGTTGCGTGCCGATTTTCCTATTCCCCACACTCCTTCCCTTATCTCCTGGATATAGGGGAAGAACGGCTGCAACGGCACGCAACTTGCTGGAAGCCTTGCTACATAGGGCTTTGAGCTGCGTGCCGTTCGTTCGAGCAAACGGCACGCAACAGCACGCAACGGCACGCACTTCCGCCGACTCACGTGTACATCGATCCTACAAGGCAGTTGGTTGCTCATCGTTTCGACCTCCGCAGCTGGCGGACGAATCCTTCGTCGACCCCTGTCCACCAGGCGGGGTCGTCGCGCTGCGGGACGTAACCGCGAACCGGGCTTATCTTCCTTGCCTCGCCCGCCTCGGGCGGGTCGATGCCGCGCGGCTGCACCCGCAGCTTGCCGATCGTCTCGGCGCTGATGGGCGGTGCCAGCAGGACTGCCGCGACCGCCCGGGCGCTGACCTCGCGCAACTCGAACCCGTCCTCCCCCAGCGCCTCCAGGCAGTCGGTGGTGGTGATCACCGCCAGGTCGAAGGGGAAGGCACGCTGCTCGAACCGGTCGACCAGTGCGCGGGCCACCTCGCTGCGGCTCAGCGCGGTCATGCGCCGCTTGGCCTGCGTCATCGGCGGCAAGGCGTGCGGGTTGAACCGGCTGGTGTCGCGGGCAAGGAGCCAACCTCGGAGCACGCCAGCCGCGCGAGGGCCATCGAGCCAGCGATAGAGTCGGCGGCCCAGCTCGTCGGGCATGCGACCGGCGGGGCTGCGGGCGACCATCATGCGGCGGTCGTCCTCGTCGAGATGGAGGGCGTCGTCGCGGTTGCTGGTGACGAACAGCGACACCGTGTTGGGCACGTCGTACCCGTCCTTCGTCTTGCGGTGCTCGCGAGTGATCGGGTCGGTGATCAGCGGCTTGAGCATGTCGTAGGTGAGGCTGGCGTCCTGTCCCCTGCCCCCCGTGTTGGCGCGTATGTCGGCCGCGGCCACGGCGCGCACGCCGGTCGCCCAGCCAGTGAACTGGGAGTTGAACTCGCCGATAGACACCGACCCCACATGCCGGTTGCCCAGCGCAAGCCGCACGAGCTTGTCCAGCAGGGTCGACTTGCCACAGCCCTGAGTGCCGAGAAGGACGGTGGCGTAAGGCAACCGGTGCCGCTCGTCCTGCACCAGCCACGTCAGCGAGTCGAGGAAGCGCTCGCGCCATACCGCGCAGTCGGTGTCCCTGGAGGGCAGCGTGTGTTCGAGCAGCTCTTGCAGCAGCGCCGCCTCCGACGCCTCCGCCGGCAGTGAGGGCGGGGGCGTGAAGCGATAGGTGTTGACCGCGCTGCGGCCGTCGTCGAGCAGGAAGTGCAGCGGGTAGCCGGGCATATACACGGCCACGTCAACACGCCGGATCTTGCCGTTGAACCTAAGTATCGACTCGACCTTTCCATCCAGTTTGTCATCGGCTTCATCCTTTCCTTTGAATGGCGCGCGACACTGCTCCATCAGCGCAACCGCCTTCGCAGGGTGCAATTGCCCGTTCTCGTGTTTGAGGAATTCATTGCTCGCCTGCACGTAGGTGTAGCGATCTGCGAGCGCAGCCCTGAAGGCCTTTTTGCTTGGGTAGCGTGCTACTGGCGGTGGCATCGGCACCGGTGCCGGTGAATGGTCGGCGCTCGCGTTGGTCGGCAGCGCTATCTCGGTGGCCATTTTCGGCTTCCACCCCTGCGCGATCGCATGCTCCGCCAGCCGCGTCAACGTCGCGCTAATTGCGTTGAGCCAGAACTCCTCGAACTGCTCACGAGCCGACTTTGGATCCCGCTTCCACTGCGGCGATGCACGGCTCCAGTCCAGAGCGCGCTGCTTCAGCGCATCGTGTGCCGACGGCCTTGCTTTAGTCAGGTTGCGGAAGGCAAACACTGCGAGCATCCAATCATCGCGTGCGCAGTCGCCCTTGTCGCCACTGAAAAACCGCTTGATGAAGTACGGCGCCATCGAGTCGATCATCGCCAGTACGGCGTCATCGTCGCCAAGGCTGAGCAGCCAGCGGCCCCACTCCCCACCGTCGCTGACGCCGGTCTGCAGTGACCCGCCGTCGCCGGCGTCGAGCACGCCCGGCACGCTGGCGCCGCGCAGAAGTCCAATCTGCTCGTCGAGGTCGTCGTCGTCATCAGCAGCGTCGTCGCACGCCGCGGACAGCTGCATGCCCAGCATCTGCGCGATCGCCTCGGGCGCAGTGGCGCCGTCGCCCCAGTTCACCACTGTCACGACCCTGCCGCCGGCACCGAAGTGGGGCTTGAAGTTGTGGGTGTCCGGGAGGCGCAGGATGCGCGCCGCGTCCGCAGTGGACTCGGAACCGACCAAATTGCCGGCGAGCGCCTTGAGCCGGTCGGCCAGCGGCTGCCACTGCGTGACTGCAACATCGCGATCGAACGGCCAGTAGGCATGCAGCCCGCCGCCGGAGTCGACGATGATCGGTGCCGGTAACGCATGCAGGGTGACGAACGCGTCCAGTGCCTGCCGTGCGGCTGCCTTGCTGCCGTGGTGATGAGCCTTGCGTGGCTCGCCCGGCACGACAACGTCGAGCTCCATGCGCAGGCAGCGATGCCAGATCGCATTCTTGCCTTCGCGGCTGGGACCGCCGCCCTTGCCGGTCGTGGGATTAACCGGGTGATT
Above is a genomic segment from Lysobacter sp. S4-A87 containing:
- a CDS encoding primase-helicase family protein → MSDHDSVNEARRRLDEAAHRAVYGDAHPTAPPPLPPPDLAGAGLAAMLAAGEAHRLMSMTVPERGLRFVVGIKNEIPWRTRVGTNAEVISIGQQYDAGGRDVYFAVAGYRLANHPVNPTTGKGGGPSREGKNAIWHRCLRMELDVVVPGEPRKAHHHGSKAAARQALDAFVTLHALPAPIIVDSGGGLHAYWPFDRDVAVTQWQPLADRLKALAGNLVGSESTADAARILRLPDTHNFKPHFGAGGRVVTVVNWGDGATAPEAIAQMLGMQLSAACDDAADDDDDLDEQIGLLRGASVPGVLDAGDGGSLQTGVSDGGEWGRWLLSLGDDDAVLAMIDSMAPYFIKRFFSGDKGDCARDDWMLAVFAFRNLTKARPSAHDALKQRALDWSRASPQWKRDPKSAREQFEEFWLNAISATLTRLAEHAIAQGWKPKMATEIALPTNASADHSPAPVPMPPPVARYPSKKAFRAALADRYTYVQASNEFLKHENGQLHPAKAVALMEQCRAPFKGKDEADDKLDGKVESILRFNGKIRRVDVAVYMPGYPLHFLLDDGRSAVNTYRFTPPPSLPAEASEAALLQELLEHTLPSRDTDCAVWRERFLDSLTWLVQDERHRLPYATVLLGTQGCGKSTLLDKLVRLALGNRHVGSVSIGEFNSQFTGWATGVRAVAAADIRANTGGRGQDASLTYDMLKPLITDPITREHRKTKDGYDVPNTVSLFVTSNRDDALHLDEDDRRMMVARSPAGRMPDELGRRLYRWLDGPRAAGVLRGWLLARDTSRFNPHALPPMTQAKRRMTALSRSEVARALVDRFEQRAFPFDLAVITTTDCLEALGEDGFELREVSARAVAAVLLAPPISAETIGKLRVQPRGIDPPEAGEARKISPVRGYVPQRDDPAWWTGVDEGFVRQLRRSKR
- a CDS encoding restriction endonuclease subunit S, with product MSNKSIERNEKKRSLVPRIRFPKFQNADAWQVEKLSGFLVEIKQRNRDLRYTAQDVLSVSGELGCVNQIEHLGRSYAGVSVKDYRVVETGDLVYTKSPLKRNPFGIIKENKGKAGIVSTLYAVYRPNDDAHASYFDHYFSRDHCLNAYLQPLVKKGAKNDMKVNNAVVLSGSVVAPKLDEQHRVADCLTTFDERIAAEAGKLRSLKVHKKALTQQLLPADGESLPNLRFPQFLGLGEWKPADLDPFLKEYSERVSASTELPIYSSSRTGLQRQKDYYDNREVANDGQYGVVPEGYFVYRHMSDDGAFKFNINNTGQRIAVSKEYPVFSVDGLHPGFLKYLLNDGKQFSKFALAQKKGGTRTRLYLNVLRTFSAVLPSFEEQRRIGECISSIDDLITAQEQKIDLLKRHKRGLMQELFPVLEDQSA
- a CDS encoding AAA family ATPase — protein: MRPGELFSELPALAAHLRLVLENKKTVLLYAYNGTGKTRLSMAFKDIRGQEQTRGEGGDAVRDTLYFNAFTEDLFHWDNDLDGDSDRRLLLNMNSRFFQGVFELEMDNRIRPLLQRYADFDFRIDTREWSVRFSRTVGGQVIDNIKVSRGEENIFVWCLFLTIVQLALDGAESYAWVKYVYIDDPISSLDEHNAIAVGNHLAQLLKRPGSNLKTVISTHHTLFYNVLCNELGNSRKYFVSKNSAGDSHLLREEMGDTPFFHHVAALAELYQAAQEDRLFTHHFNMLRAILEKTASFHGHKNFSACIKQEDDDLDGILHARLINILSHGNYSLFEPQQMLDENKAYFKKILYDFLSRYPFNPVLFPQATQAAGAQ
- a CDS encoding type I restriction endonuclease subunit R, giving the protein MNTTESQIELDLIAKLSDLKYTLRPDIRDRAALERNFREKFEELNRVHLTDSEFQRLLDSVITPDVYNSAQTLRSINSFERDDGTPLNFTLVNIRDWCKNHFEVVNQLRINTDYSHHRYDVILLINGVPVVQIELKTLAVSPRRAMQQIIDYKSDPGTGYGKTLLCFVQLFIVSNRTDTWYFANNNARHFSFNAEERFLPVYQFASEDNKKITHLDGFADKFLAKCTLGQMISRYMVLVASEQKLLMMRPYQIYAVKAIVDCIHQNCGNGYIWHTTGSGKTLTSFKASTLLKDNPEVDKCLFVVDRKDLDRQTREEFNRFQEGCVEENTNTETLVRRLLSDDKSDKVIVTTIQKLGLALDGTNRRNYKERLDALRKQRMVFIFDECHRSQFGENHRAIKEFFPNAQLFGFTGTPIFERNASYQQIEGQQASFRTTDDLFQRCLHQYTITHAIEDRNVLRFHVDYFKPEGKNPPKPGEGLAKAKVIETILTKHDAATNGRKFNGVLATASINEAIEYFEAFNTIQDKRQAEDDSFQPLNIACVFSPPAEGDKDVQQIQEDLPQEKADNREDPEGKKAALARIIGDYNTRFGANHRISEFDLYYQDVQKRIKDQQYPNTDLSHAQKIDITIVVDMLLTGFDSKYLNTLYVDKNLKYHGLIQAFSRTNRVLNDSKPYGNILDFRQQQKPVEEAIALFSGEKIDNPREIWLVDPAPRVIDNLQVSTQKLAAFMQSQGLSNSPEEVVNLKGDAARSQFVNLFKEVQRLKTQLDQYTDLSDEQRSQISKIASQDQLQGFKSAYLETAKQLKEQQDKQGDQAPPEVQQLDFEFVLFASAVIDYDYIMGLIARMTQQAPGKLTLNREQLIGLIQSDAKFINEREDIAEYIRGLPVGEALDEAQIRDGYECFKAEKKVRELADIASKYGLAADALQAFVDEVLRRRIFDGEALSELMAPLGLGWKQRTQKELALVEVLTPLLHKLAQGREISGLNAYEQ